The sequence tttctagagatttcaacaagtgactacatacgaagcaaaatgagtgaatctacattctaaaatatgtctatatacatccgtatgtggtagtccatttgaatctctaaaaagacaaatatttaggaacggagggagtagtattttgcaAGCACATGTGTCTATGCCAGAATTGAGATGTCCGAATATAGGAAATGCCACATTTCATCAGAAAACTAAGGAGAGTAATAATTCAAGTCCTGGTTTGCTTTTCTGGGAACTGCCAATTTTATCCTCTGATAAGAACTAAACAGCCATCGCTATGCCTAATTGGCAAGATTGCTGTTGGCAGCATAACAGCTCATATTTTTGGAAACGAATACTTGATAAGCATAGTACTATTTCAGGTTCAGGTTATCAAGTTATATTCATGAGTCATGGATTTGTtcttcctaaatactccctccgttcggaattacttgtcgcgaaaatggatgtatctagacgtattttagttctagttacatccatttccgagacaagtaattccgaacggagggagtatatgggaattgtCTCTATGAGTCTATTCATTGAGTATTCCACTTTGGAATGTTGTGGATGTGATGGATAAAATGCCTCCTTTGTTTAGTTAATTAATGTTATCTCTTGTTTTGTGTCCAACAGATCTGTGATGGTATCCATACAAGATACGATTCGATCGACTGTACAGACAGAGGTTAGAATCTGGATCTTTATCTATGTAATAAGTATATTTTGTTTATCTGTACCTGCACTCTATCCTAACTACTTTTGGCTATGTCATGCAATAGATACAAGGACGGCAAGCAGCTTCACTTCCTAATGGCATTAATGAACCTCCTAGGTATCTGCCATTTTATTTTTCTCGCCGTACATGTTCTTTGATTCATGCCATGATCCTTACTGTCAAACCAAGTATTTGCTTTCAACATAATCTGGGAAGTTTCCTCTTGTCACTGCCTCACTCTCatcttatttaaaaaaaatataggCAGATATCAGAAGGTTTTCCTGAAACTGGAGGCATCACTGGAGTCAAGCTGCGCTTTGTCGATGTTGACAGACCAATAGATACACTTTTCACTGGTTATCCAGTGCAGTGGCAGAATGGAGGAAACGCTAAGATAGCGATCTTTGAAAATGATAGGCAAATCATGCAGGGAGACCTTTCTAAATTGCAAATTGAGATTTTAGCAGTCCATGCTGATTTCTTTACGGAGCAAGGACAAGCGGACTTCACCAAGGAGGAATTGAACAAGCAGATATATATGCATAAAGGGAAAGAGTTAGTGTTGTCAACTGTTAATCTAACAAATGGCGAGTCCTCTCTTGGTTCCTTCGTTTTTCCAGAGAGCTCCCATGGGAAAAAGTTAAGATTAACAGCACGAGTGAAAAGGCAGGTTCTTACTACCAGAGTTCAGGAAGCAATCACTGATCCTTTTGTCGTCAAAGACCGCCGAAGTGAATGTGAGTATATTAACTATATTGCATTGGAAATTTAATACACTGTAATTTGCTCATTCGTGGTGGAACCAGGGAGGGCCTCCCTGTTcatccattttattttatttttgctcaTTCAatgaaacttttattgttttccgTAGTTAGCTGAAGAACAAGCTCGTCCTTTAAGTGGCTGCCAGGCTAATTTAAGTTTAGAAAAATGTTAAACACATATCATATCTTCCATAAAATTTTATGGCCTTGTGCAGTGACATTATTTCATCTGCATTATTTGGGATTGGCAGGCACAATTTCATCTGAAACATTATATCATAAAAAACATTATTTCATCTGAAAATATGAAGTCTTAGCACTAGATGTTCTGCTTTTAAAAGGGAATGGCTTGTTCCGTCACAAATTTTCTGTAAATTAATATCTATAGGCATATATTATCCCAAATACACACTGACAGTCAAAACTGTATGACCTCCTAGGTGCTAGGCAGAGGCTAACCGCCTCGCCTAGCGGTACTTCGAATCTGACAAAACTATACTTAATACTGTGACTTGGATTTGGGATTGTACTTTTCTTTGGTCAGTACAGATCTTATTTAGAGTTGACTATTAGGTCGTAGATTAATACTAAGCATGGTAAATCGATTTATTGTTTACCATGTACATTAATCCTTTTCTCAATGCCATTATCATCAGATGCAATGGTAGCCAGAATGAAGCAATTGCATCTTAGCAATCTTATCTTAACACATCCTACAATTTTGTTTACTTTCAGTAAATAAAAAGAGTTATCCTCCGTCTAAAGAAGAAGCAGTACATTGTTTGGAGAAAATTTCTCTAAAGGGAAAACATTGTGCTATCCTTGTTGAGAAAAATATCACTACAGTGAAGCACTTGATGCGTCAGTACCACAGGGATGAATCTGTTCTCCAAAAGGTAAATATAGTCATAATTATACTTCTACAGTCTTCAGCATTTCAAATTACCTGCAATAGATATTAGTTATTAGTTAATCATTGTTGAAATAAGATATCCAGCATCTCTTAGGAGTTACGACTTTTTTGGATATGCACTGCTAAATGTATTAACATGCACTATAATATCTGGTAGCATTTCATTAACTGATAATATAACTCTCAATTTGTGGCAAATAGCTTATTGGCATGAAGAAAGGGGATTGGAATACCATGATTAAACATGCCAACACGTCTGTTCCTGGGGATGAGATCTATTCCTATTGGGTTCCAGAGGATAATTGTGAAATCTTATTCAATGATTTCTATGATCTTGTCGGTAAGATGACTGATAACTACGTTCCTTACAGTGTCAACAACGTCAATCAGTTTCCACAGGTATTAAATCTAATACTGTTCCACTTCTATCATAGTTAGCCAGTTGATACTCACTAAAATAATAGTGCTGGCAATTACCTTGAAAAATTCTGTTACAGCATAAAGTGAACAATTGGAAAAAGTCTGCGTATAAGAAGTTTGATGAGCGGGAGAGCTCAGGTGGTCTTACCCCTGATTACTTCATGAACGATGGCCGCCCTGTCCGTGCAATGCCTCTGAACAATGATGCAGGTCCTTCTGTACAAGCTAGACCAACATGGCAATATCCTAATGACATGGCTGGACAACATGGTGATTTTTAATATTTTGTTCCATCACTGATCTTTGTCGCGCTACATGTTTCTCTAAATTCAACTTATTGCAGAATTTGGTGATCGacgcccattgaatgggttctcacGGGCCGCAGTCCTGTCAAACAATGATGCCGGTCCTTCAAACCAAGAAACACTACCGTTTTCACAGCCCACGTATGGACAGACTATGCATCAAGGTCAATATTAAACACCTGCATAATTTTGTATCACCCATCCTCCATACTGTAATTGCTGCTTCATTGCAAGAATTTTTATATTTTATGCCTTCTGAATTCAGATAGTTTTGGGGATCAACTTGCTGTAGGAACTCCTTACTATCTGGCCCAGGGAAATTTCATAAATGATCAGGGACAGGGATCATTTTCAGCAGAGCCAACTATTCCGTCCCACATTCCTGTACCAGTAAGTTATAAAGTTACCTATGGCACAATCAACAATTCCATCCCACAGTTTTTCATTGACAGTCTGAAATGTTTCCTGGATGGTAGGTTCCAGAGGATGACCCAATCACATTCACAGCTGCAAGTCTAACTGGCCAACAGAATGGACACTTGAGCTTCTCGACAACTGATGCTCCTGTTACTTCTTATCCTGTAGCAGGTGTGCTTGCTACACCCAGTTTTTCTAATTTATATGCAGTCTTCTAGATCAATAATTCTCAAATCACTTCTCCATTATGCATTGTTGGGTGCTGAAGGTATCGCTGGGACTTCCTCAGATGGAGTTAGTCTGGGAACCTCTTCAGTTAACAGTGTGCAGGCTGACATCTTCAGTGGGTTAAGTCCATTTGAAGTACGTTTTTAAATATATCATGGGAATCATTCTTAAGAACAGAACAAATATCTTCACAAACGATTTTATGGAAGTTTTTTTCCTTCCCTTTTCTATGTCATGATTACGTTTGTTCTTGCAGTCAGAGGAATTGCTAGAACTACAAACACATCTGACAGAGCAGGACTTCGTGCAAGCTAACATCGGTATGTGATACTATTTAAGTTACTTCTGTTGCAGTTACCTCTGTTGACAGTTAGGCTGCTACAGAAGTCCTTTCCAGTCAGATTCTTCCAGACTTCGAAACTAAGATGAGATGATAGCAAATTAGTGTTTATACCTACAGAATAACTAGACCTTGTATGCATAACTGATGAGTACCAAATTATTGAAATGCTGGCTCCTTCAAAGTTACAATTAGGGGTGAATCTAAGATCTTCCTTTTTGTTCCATGCCATGACACGGAGTGTTTCTTTCATTTCAGCAGAACTGCCGAATTCCGACAGCCAATTTTACGGTTATGAACATGATGGCGGCGACCGCTGATTAAACCACGAAGCAACTGCAACTGGCTCTCCTCTACCATAGTAAATTATTCAGTGTAACTAAACATTTGTTGTAGATATGAATAATTTGTAAACAACAACACATATTTTTTGCGACCCTGGGATATCGATCACACGGCGTTGTGGGCTGAGGCTCTTTGAGTGCTTCCTCAAGATCCCAGAAGGAGACACAATCTGTTTATGGCCTAACCTATGATAGGGTTAGATGTAACAGAGAATTGGGGATTTCAACAAGAACAGAGGTAGGACAAGAGaacttggggaagaagaagaagaataacatAGGGGATTGATTGAGATACTCGTTTCTTCTTCGATGAGCAATGAGTGACAATACAATACACGGCTATGGCTTATAATAACAGCGCCAACACACCCACTAACCAGTAGGGTCCACGCCCAATAACTCCAGACCGAGTCAACTGGTCTCTGCCTTCGCCTGTCTCTTTACCGGGCTTCGCACATGTTCAGTTTCGTCAGACATTGGTCGAACACCATCCGTTGCTTCCTCGACCCATTGATCGTAGTGCCATCTGGAGTGTGATACGATCTAAGTGTATGTTTTTTTAGGCAAACACGATCTAAGCGTATGGAGTGTTTCCATAAAAGCGCACAACGTGAGCTGCATGGGCCCGCCCATTTTGGTCATGGAGGTGCAGCAGGTCCAAGTCAAGATCATTTTCTCCCAAGTCAGAGGCGGCACGTGGACGAAGCTTGGGCTGGACGATGGATAGATTGACAAGAAGCGAATGAGCGTGCTGGGAAGGCGGTGGCATTTGGACCTTCGCTTGAGACTAATCCATCAATCCGGTCTGAAACCATAGTTTGCAGCAGTTTTCAACCCATAAGTTTGCACCCAACCCAAACCTATCCAATCCGTTATTGGCCACAACCCAAACTGAACCAAATTGTTTGTCTATCTAAATCCAGTAGAGACCAAACTAGTGAGACCAAATCAAAAACCAAACCAAAAACTAAGTTTTGATCCAAACTATTCCCAGGTTTAGATATTCGTTTCTTCTTCGATGAACAGTGACAATACACGGGTATGGCTTATAATAACAGCGCCAACACAACCACTGACCAGTAGGGTCCACGCCCAATAACTCCAGACCGAGTCAACTGGTCTCCCGCCTTCGCCTGTCTCTTTACCGGGCTTCGCACATGTTCAGTTTCATCAGACATTGGCCGAACACCATCCGCTGCTTCCTCGACCCATTGATCCTAGTGCCATCTGGAGTGTGATACGATCTAAGTGTATGTTTTTTTTGGGCAAACACGATCTAAGAGTATGCGAGTGTTTCCATAAAAACGCACAACGCGAGCTGCATGGGCCTGCCCATTTTGGCGAGCGTTCTTTGCAATACTATGTCCAACAGTTTCAATGGGTTATTttaatttctctttcttttatcgTGGCCCTTCGGTTTTTCTCTACGCTTTCAAAAAATTGCGAACATTTTCTacaatttttttgaattaaaaaaaattatgttttcaGAAATTTCCACATAAATTTTTTAACAGTTGTAAAAAAACTAgaacgaaaaaaataaaagggaaaatTTCTTAAAAagctgaatattttaaaattttgggaATATTATTTAAATATTGTAAAAATGTTaagaaaaggaaaagagaaagaGAAACCCAAATGATAATACCCACACGCGTGGCATGTTTGCACATCACCCGCACACCTTGATCCACGTTGATTCTGTTTTGCACGAATCCAAAAGTAATCTGTTAGAATCTGAGTGCCACATGGGCATCATCGTGTATGTGGGCGTTGGAGAGTTCACCCACACGCCCCGCAGCACGCGGTTTGTcagctgcgctgtgtgggcgaactagtttctgcccacagccaccacctagtccacgcacgtgtgggcgaactgcttttcgccccCACGACACTCGTACATTGTTGGATGACAACTGCAGTTGTGtgtacgtggcaactaggtaaatacATATGTCAACTATGATTCattgctagacggcaactgcagcTGCGCGTatgtggcaaccagataaacacacatggcaactgtgattaatcatacatggcaactatggctggaccacacatggcaactaggtaaacacacatgacaattgttgtttgaccatatgtgacaagtagttaatcacacacggcaactatgatttgattacacgcggcaactaccataaattagacatggcaactatagttaaccaaaacagagagagttgtcatgcttttacaactacatttgccatTCAGGATAACTACATCTACAATCCCGGATGGAAATTAAATCGTCATCCCACGGGTACCTAACGTAGTTGTGCCAAGACGTGTGGGCatatttgcttcgtgccacacgcgcggGATGGTGAGTAATTGTTgagcgtgtggcacgaagtagctgcgCCCACATGTGTGGATAATTCTCATGTTCGCCCGCACACAACCCATGTGGGTTGCCTCCTGCTCACGCTACATACAATGTGTGGACGAATGTCTAGCATGCCACATGCATGGGCGTTATTAGGACCCAAGAGAAAAAggctggaaaaaagaaaaaaaacaaacatgtaataaatgaaaatgaaagaaaacagaaaaaggtaACCAGTGAAAACGGGCAGAGAaaacaagagaagaaaaaaaacccaGAAGAAAAGCTTCCTAAAACCGAGAAAACCGCACCCAAACCCTCCCAAAACCGAAAATTGAGCTAACGCTAATTGGGTCAGCCCAGGAGCAATCGTCGTGTGTGAATTGTCTTTTTtatgaaacaaggcaaaagatttaccatcttcattgattaagaagaagagaattttTCGGTTAATTAACGGAAATCCGGACAAATACCGTTACAGAACGCCCACAGAAAAGGGCACATCAGCCGGCCTGGAACCCACAAGATCACGCACACCGTCGAGGCTGCCTGCAATGTTATCGTCATCACCTCTCCCCGAGCAGGCGACTTCGACTTCGCCGCTTATGACCCGTCAAGACCCCTTCGAATGAACAACGCCCAAGGACCTCATCGGCAATAGCCAAACAATCAGTCGAGACGTCGAGGACCGGCAACTCCGATTTTGTTGTTGCGCTTCGCATGAGAAAGTTGCAAGCCTCGCACCGACCTAGTCCAACGCAACCTCCGGAGAGCACCGTCCGCTGAAACCACCGTCATGGAGTCATTGTTGCCACAGGGGGCCCGCCAAAAACAGATTCGACTTCTCTGTCACAGTGAGAAACAAACATAGGCGCACCCAATGGCGAATCGGACCGTCGACAACAGAAGGACAAGCCATGACCCAGCTCGCACGCCACCATCGTCGTCGCCGCACAAGTCGCAACGCCAACCACTCGCATCATCGGCTGGGCACCTACCAACCGTGATCCCGTGCACGTCCAGCCCGAGGGAAGCGCGGAGAAGGATCACCTGTCTTCAAAGCAATGCCCCAAAGGAGGAAATGTCATAGAGACGACATCATTGCCCGACCTAGCCGGTTCTAGGCTTTCACCCGAAGAACCAGATCCAAGGATGAAGTGCGGTGACGAGAACTCCACAATGGCGCCTTAAACAAGGGAACGACGCCCCGcaagcgccgccgccaccggccgacGCAAGCCTTCGCTCGAAGCAACTCGAGAACCACCCATCCCACGCAGCCGGCCACGCCGACCCGCACATCGGCTGGCCCGTCCACCTCCTGCGCCTCGACAGCGTCATCAACACACAAGAGCCACCATAGATCCTTGTCTCCAGCCAACGCCGCGAGCCAGATCTGACCTAGCCCGGCCAGATAGGACAACCACCAGCAGCCACGCCGTTAGCGGAGGAGCCAACAGCCGCGCACCACCAATGCACCAGGGGCACACCCACCAGGGAGGGaacgtgcactagtagaaaaccacccattagtcccggttcgtaagggcctttagtcccggttcatgaaccgggactaatgggtcgttactaatacctccacccattagtcccggttcaaaccagaaccgagACCAATGtacctccacgtggccctgtgcgcccaccccagtcagggggcctttggtcccggttggtggctccaaccgggaccaaaagtaatttttttttaaaagtggctgctttaggggttatttttaggttgttattatagctagctaatagagagaagtgtcctctcttatatcttcgtccttggtttatcaacgctgctgctatgttcattgcacccgcagatataaaatgctcatgcatgcttgcatcatacatcatcatatatatatatatataataacaagtcctactaatcatgcatcatcatatacaacttctactcgttattaataataagtcatacgatcatcatcctcatagtcatcgaacccaaccctacataattgttcttagcacatgatcatcagtatcaggtaggacctaaacacccttaaggtaaaatagcataaaacaatatagaccctgactctccattatgaagaatggcgatcatcctgtctccaatttttgcccttcgctgaatgttgcttccaagaagctccttacgactgtccatacattttttccattctttgattatcatgtctccacttcttttagaaacccggtatggacagttgagattcataggacgacctggttgtttgttcaaaacatgaaggctaccctgtgtatacatcagatgaggcacacaatcatttaggattatctgttgaaaaacatagtaataacttcgtagttagcaatgatatgatgtactagttttagaagtgtgcaaaaagatgcacgaatgttgtaatagtaaaaaatcataccagggtatctccatggtagttaccgtagttcaacacgtgcactagtggcacgtattgaccataatgttgaggagttcgattgtagacattgtaattctcaagatcagtacaaaatccgaccagatgatttttctcctaataAGCTAGTTCGGAGCCtttggtgtagtaggttctgtctaccatcttccgcacattctttgaagaatgaaaataagctgtcaatggagaataagttgtcaactattttcaaataaacaatataaattacttaataactatgttaagctcacatgggggaagaattggagatGTATCCACAAGGATGAAAAttgtaggtctctcttgctcgattgtaggatcaccaagatccatggtaacaagcataccctcatcaaaaccatacatcttgcaaagtgctttccaatttttgcaaccaaaatgggttacactctgagcattgtacaactttacttgaaaatccacaccatgatgggtacttaggataatttttttggtttcgaaactttcatggtcttcaaaacccatcctctccaagacatagcgtcttgcaaagcatgggataagctagtcgaattggaaaagatgaaaaatattgtcatgattaaaatagttgaagtcatgagtaattacgaaaaaaattTATTATCGTCGGttgtgtaccgtatgaacatcgaaggtctccccgagcttaatgctgaagcgccgatcttcgtccagcacaatgaacctgtcgcagatacctcggtcgtcgtggcaccagtcgcactcccccgggcggttttcgtcgtccgatgagtacgacatttccggcctatacgttcataattcaaatattaaactagatcattattattaatcacgggttgagtatcgatgatcgatgtacgtagctcctcctttcattcccgaatgcattattaattatatcaaattgtctagcacacgggaatgaaggagaaattatctaatatgagcattcaataagcaaaaccaaatcataaaataagcaaaaccaaatcataaaataaagtatagtattcaaattagcatgcattcaataattataagcaaaagtacatcatctcttggtgttcgtacatcgtcgaatattatcactaatacagcTAGAATCGTAGCTCCCGACGGGTATcaacgcgggcggtggacacccaaagataaggaaccatcataggatcatagctccagtgagatccctaaagaacctgccaggtattgtcgaacctcccctccaatgcaaccatgtagcgacggacgtgctcgtcctcctcgctgacacggtgacgtaccacctccgcggtgtccggatgcctcaccaccgtcactggtccacgcgaccgccaccaaataaggatcgggtcaacaacgggctgcctcctcaccaacctacgtcccccggaaggtagcacctcccaataccaacccggcggagcctagtcccgaacatggccctgatcaagcaggcctccatcGCCGAGTCGATGACGACGAGgctgcgggataggcatcgccgacatcgacgcgggaactacttctatatatagttaaataaaagtagttttattaattaaatcaactatgtagttcaactactaagcacttacttaaataaataagtagtacttactaaaaacaaactacttctatatatatagtaaaataaattagtttattaaatcaactagctagttcaactatatataaactacttcttatttttttcctttttctaaatactatgaacaaaaaaatcattaaaattctatgaacaaaattaattacacaatctaaatatcaccaaaaaaaatctattaacaataatatcaNNNNNNNNNNNNNNNNNNNNNNNNNNNNNNNNNNNNNNNNNNNNNNNNNNNNNNNNNNNNNNNNNNNNNNNNNNNNNNNNNNNNNNNNNNNNNNNNNNNNNNNNNNNNNNNNNNNNNNNNNNNNNNNNNNNNNNNNNNNNNNNNNNNNNNNNNNNNNNNNNNNNNNNNNNNNNNNgaactacttctatatatagttaaataaaagtagttttattaattaaatcaactatgtagttcaactactaagcacttactataaataaataagtagtacttactaaaaacaaactacttctatatatagtaaaataaattagtttattaaatcaaaactagctagttcaactatatataaactacttcttattttttcctttttctaaatactatgaacaaaaaaatcattaaaattctatgaacaaaattaattacacaatgtaaatatcaccaaaaaaaatctcttaacaataatatcaccaaacatgcatattcaataataatatcaccaaaaaatctattaacagaaaaaaaaatctaacataatatgaacaaattaattactacacatatctagtctaacaaaaaaaatctaattaatctaacaaaaatatctaacataatatgaacaaattaattactacacatgtaATCTAACAAANNNNNNNNNNNNNNNNNNNNNNNNNNNNNNNNNNNNNNNNNNNNNNNNNNNNNNNNNNNNNNNNNNNNNNNNNNNNNNNNNNNNNNNNNNNNNNNNNNNNNNNNNNNNNNNNNNNNNNNNNNNNNNNNNNNNNNNNNNNNNNNNNNNNNNNNNNNNNNNNNNNNNNNNNNNNNNNNNNNNNNNNNNNNNNNNNNNNNNNNNNNNNNNNNNNNNNNNNNNNNNNNNNNNNNNNNNNNNNNNNNNNNNNNNNNNNNNNNNNNNNNNNNNNNNGGGGCAGGGGCGAGAAAGAGATGGGAtttggcgaaaactgctaagtccagtatatatagcaaaagcattggtcccggttggaggctccaaccgggactaaagggggacttagtcccggttggagccaccaaccgggaccaaaggcctcttttcagcagcccaaagggcgggaaacgaagacctttggtcccggttggtggctccaatcgggactaatgcccaccctttagtcccggttggtgccaccaaccgggaccaaaggcatctGTGCTGtccgcctcggggccaaagtttagtcccacctcgctagtcgagaggggcgcgcagtggtttataagccccactgccgcacccctctcgagctcctctccaccgcaggctttcgggcctacttgctattgctttgcctgatgggccttctgggcctactacgGGTCTGagtcctggcccatagtagggtttctagtcgtattcaggccgtgggggcccagtaggaggcatttttttatttttttgttttctttacttattgttgctatatttatttttttccagttttttccttttgttttctgcattatttattttcttttgttttttgctttattttttaattgtttttgcttttagttttaggaaaattataaactttctgttagtgccattagttttcaaattggtccaacgaaccgggaccaaagagcggcattggtaccggttggttccatgaaccggtaccaatggacccgtgtaactacttttttattttctgcagctatttttttgttgattcttcctgcagctgtttttttagtcccacctcgccaagcaagAGGCAGTCGCagttgtttataagccctgagtgcagagacgatgacgaagaggctcaatgctcctgcacgttggttagcttcaagccttgaggaatacggtagactgcacagagctatgtgcagtgcagttgacactattccgaaaggcttgaagcaaattaacgagcattgcgcctcttttttatttttaatgacttattacaattcagaaataaatagaagaaaaaataattttgattaactttactaaaaaataatTCTGACCGTTGCAGCCGGCGATGGTGGTCATCTCTTCAGTCAGAGGTGGgcggcctgaggctgggtgttcagatctcgggatccgtcatctggcaccagctgcgagtcgaggagacgtagttgccggtgaaaaccgagctgacggcgggcgatggcggcgttccatgtcgt comes from Triticum aestivum cultivar Chinese Spring chromosome 5B, IWGSC CS RefSeq v2.1, whole genome shotgun sequence and encodes:
- the LOC123113500 gene encoding calmodulin-binding protein 60 F isoform X2, which produces MAQKRPLEAAPPEQEAPRSPRKRLRRTVLLMMWLERRRARAVTVGQMEHMVSQAQLDMAKLFMLLMVLVARLGSMERLLLDLPNIVQTLLAQQFDALHRSVMVSIQDTIRSTVQTEIQGRQAASLPNGINEPPRQISEGFPETGGITGVKLRFVDVDRPIDTLFTGYPVQWQNGGNAKIAIFENDRQIMQGDLSKLQIEILAVHADFFTEQGQADFTKEELNKQIYMHKGKELVLSTVNLTNGESSLGSFVFPESSHGKKLRLTARVKRQVLTTRVQEAITDPFVVKDRRSELNKKSYPPSKEEAVHCLEKISLKGKHCAILVEKNITTVKHLMRQYHRDESVLQKLIGMKKGDWNTMIKHANTSVPGDEIYSYWVPEDNCEILFNDFYDLVGKMTDNYVPYSVNNVNQFPQHKVNNWKKSAYKKFDERESSGGLTPDYFMNDGRPVRAMPLNNDAGPSVQARPTWQYPNDMAGQHEFGDRRPLNGFSRAAVLSNNDAGPSNQETLPFSQPTYGQTMHQDSFGDQLAVGTPYYLAQGNFINDQGQGSFSAEPTIPSHIPVPVPEDDPITFTAASLTGQQNGHLSFSTTDAPVTSYPVAGIAGTSSDGVSLGTSSVNSVQADIFSGLSPFESEELLELQTHLTEQDFVQANIELPNSDSQFYGYEHDGGDR
- the LOC123113500 gene encoding calmodulin-binding protein 60 F isoform X1 translates to MAQKRPLEAAPPEQEAPRSPRKRLRRTVLLMMWLERRRARAVTVGQMEHMVSQAQLDMAKLFMLLMVLVARLGSMERLLLDLPNIVQTLLAQQFDALHRSVMVSIQDTIRSTVQTEIQGRQAASLPNGINEPPRQISEGFPETGGITGVKLRFVDVDRPIDTLFTGYPVQWQNGGNAKIAIFENDRQIMQGDLSKLQIEILAVHADFFTEQGQADFTKEELNKQIYMHKGKELVLSTVNLTNGESSLGSFVFPESSHGKKLRLTARVKRQVLTTRVQEAITDPFVVKDRRSELNKKSYPPSKEEAVHCLEKISLKGKHCAILVEKNITTVKHLMRQYHRDESVLQKLIGMKKGDWNTMIKHANTSVPGDEIYSYWVPEDNCEILFNDFYDLVGKMTDNYVPYSVNNVNQFPQHKVNNWKKSAYKKFDERESSGGLTPDYFMNDGRPVRAMPLNNDAGPSVQARPTWQYPNDMAGQHEFGDRRPLNGFSRAAVLSNNDAGPSNQETLPFSQPTYGQTMHQDSFGDQLAVGTPYYLAQGNFINDQGQGSFSAEPTIPSHIPVPVPEDDPITFTAASLTGQQNGHLSFSTTDAPVTSYPVAGIAGTSSDGVSLGTSSVNSVQADIFSGLSPFESEELLELQTHLTEQDFVQANIAELPNSDSQFYGYEHDGGDR
- the LOC123113500 gene encoding calmodulin-binding protein 60 F isoform X3 is translated as MAQKRPLEAAPPEQEAPRSPRKRLRRTVLLMMWLERRRARAVTVGQMEHMVSQAQLDMAKLFMLLMVLVARLGSMERLLLDLPNIVQTLLAQQFDALHRSVMVSIQDTIRSTVQTEIQGRQAASLPNGINEPPRQISEGFPETGGITGVKLRFVDVDRPIDTLFTGYPVQWQNGGNAKIAIFENDRQIMQGDLSKLQIEILAVHADFFTEQGQADFTKEELNKQIYMHKGKELVLSTVNLTNGESSLGSFVFPESSHGKKLRLTARVKRQVLTTRVQEAITDPFVVKDRRSELNKKSYPPSKEEAVHCLEKISLKGKHCAILVEKNITTVKHLMRQYHRDESVLQKLIGMKKGDWNTMIKHANTSVPGDEIYSYWVPEDNCEILFNDFYDLVGKMTDNYVPYSVNNVNQFPQHKVNNWKKSAYKKFDERESSGGLTPDYFMNDGRPVRAMPLNNDAGPSVQARPTWQYPNDMAGQHEFGDRRPLNGFSRAAVLSNNDAGPSNQETLPFSQPTYGQTMHQGTPYYLAQGNFINDQGQGSFSAEPTIPSHIPVPVPEDDPITFTAASLTGQQNGHLSFSTTDAPVTSYPVAGIAGTSSDGVSLGTSSVNSVQADIFSGLSPFESEELLELQTHLTEQDFVQANIAELPNSDSQFYGYEHDGGDR